gttggaaatagcagctctgtgaggttgGAAGGAGAGGCAGGGCTAAACTGGGAACGCTCGTCCTTCTGACCAGTCCGAGAATTTCAGTGATATCTGAATGTGGTACGCACAGACTGAATCAGAGCAGGTGCTACTGTTCAACCTGCGGACGATGTTCAACCTGCGGACGATGTTCAACCTGTGGACGATGTTCAACCTGCGGACGATGTTCAACCTGCGGACGATGTTCAACCTGTGGACGATGTGCAGTGTGCCAGTCTGTAACTCAGCCGCTGCTGATTCCTGCACTGATGCAGTGAAGAGAGTTAAAGAGTGGCGGacgtgtctgtctctgtctgtctctgcacaaTTTAAGATCAGTGAATGCTTTCATTTATTCAGCTGGCGGTTGCTGTGGTGAGTGCAACACATGCAGCGCTTTGCCCAACTGTGCTCAAAAAATGGTCgtccatttattttttcagtgaatTTCATGGAAAGGTGAACCACACGGATCATTTTGCAAACCGTTCAGTCAAGTGAACATGAGCAGTGATGTTGTCTATATTAACAATTGACCCGGCTAACCCTCCCCATCCAGCACCCCCAGTCCAATCAAAAACAAGTATCTTGCTGAAGTGATGTCAGAAAAATGAACGTGACTTTGAACATCACTGCACAGAACATTTGACctctaaaaaactaaatttgtatCAAACGTTTGCATCAAATACTAGTAGACGTGGGTGGCTGTCCTCTGGccaacatttaaatgcaaagtCAAAAAGTGGAAACATTTACCAACTGTTGGAAGTCTAAATTAGTTTTGTGGTATTTCACAGTGACATCCTGAATGTATCACCAGTGGATACCGGGAACAAAGGCTCATTCATCTCCACAACAGTCCTTCAATAGCTTTTTTTTATGCAGTATTTCATCATCAGGCTTCAGGCTGTAAAAAACTGTTGGAACAGATCTGAGAAATTAacactttctttcactttgactctATTTATATAAGTTCTGAACAGAAACTAGCTACTGAAGCTGTTTATGAAAAAGAATGGTTAAAAGACCGACTGAAACTTGTCTGGACTCGAATGCTGTGTGAACACAGTTAATCAGCTGTCAGCAGCTCAGTGACTGAGACTTAAAGGATCTGTCTATTTTATTCTTGTCAGTGAATCTCATAAAAAGACCAAATGAGTGCTGGGTGTGTATCTGAAATGATTTACAGGAAATACTGGGGCACAGAGAAGACAGGAGCTATCAAGGGGTAAACCAGCAGGATGCTTCAAATCTGTACATTTATGGTCTGATTTACtaaaggaaggaagaggagaaaatgcaaatacacacaatgtGATTTATCAGCCTAAAATAGACTGCGGGGCCTGGAattgtgtctgtatttgatAAGTTTGAATGTCAGGTGCAATCTACTTCTGcacagatggctgctgttatttgGATGGTGAGGAGGCataggagaaatgaaagaacGTGTTGAGAACCTGTGTTTACCACTTGTGTTAATATATTTGGAATGACgaaagagaaaataatacaaacatatgGGCTTTGGAGCCAGAAATGTAATACCTGCCAACCAAAACTTCCTGCATCCCTGCTTTTCCTTGCATTTTGATCATTACAGCATCCTGATGGCTGCTGCAATCTGCCAGAGTAGGTTGTCCCAGACCGTGTGCCTTTACATTAAGTTTCTGAGTACTCGGGACCCTCTGAGTGATGACAAATGTGGTGTTTGTCAAAGAGAGgtctttcttcttgttttgctgATATTATTGCTTGAGCTCATCAGAGTGATTTTCTGACTCTTCCACTTTCACCTTTAATTATCTTGAGTAAACTGAGTGAAACATGCAAATCAGCTGCAAAACAACCGTCAAGGGATTAAGCAATTTCAATCATTGAGCACACAGTCCCTGTCCAACATTGTAAAAGTCATTAGTTATTATGTGTATCATCAGTATTTATTCAAAGAGGTGCTATTAAACATCAGTTAATGAAAGGATCGTTAAGGACAAATGCTATCTATTGCTAGGGTCATACCGTCAGTATAGTTAACTTCTATAATATGTTATTTACTAGATCAATATACTGCAAATACATAAGCACAGGAAACAGCAACagtggatttaatgtttttgtagttCAAGGATCCCCCGTACGCAGATTATACAGTTCTTTACCAATGCGAGACACTGACGGAGGAAAATCAGCTGGCTCTAGTAGGATATAGAAAGCGTGTTGTGTTGCAGCAGTAGAGACAGAAGCAGCTGCTACGTGTTAATCTGTGGAGTGATGTGATCTAACCGTTGCTTTAAGGAGGGCTGATGATGTTAGAAACTAGGATTGGTTTATCAAGTGAACGTGTTAACGTGTGATAACACGTTCTCGTagtacgatgttgcaatgacaataaagtttatctttatctttatcttatctttataaTGTATGCAACCTGAAATGCAAATGTACTATTCTTGTAACATTTTTGTTCTTCACTTTCTCGGTATATACGTTCTATACTTATGTCTACTGTTTGTATATAGACGTCTGCAGGCAGTGTAGAAAGTACATACTGTTCTGACTGTATTTGAGTTGTTGCTGTTCACTCTTAGCTGAACCTTTTCTTCTGAACAGTAGTTACACTCCACAGTCCACACATATATACTACTACATAAACATCTAGACAATTGAAGACAGGGTCAAGAAATCAAACGGccacttttctaaacatgtacAATGTACAAGTTACTTAGCGTGACCTAGAGACGAACGTTAAACTGGACTGTGGAAgtaaaaaacagctaaatgatATGGGAATGACTTcatgtgtggttgttttgtgtagCAGCCTCAGAGCCGTCTCCTATCAGCCGCTGTTGCTtcatcacctccacctcctccatctcctctttgtGTTAGTTTTCTCATGTGTAAAGTTGTAATGTTGACTCTGAGCTCTGGAATCTGTCTTCATTAAAGAACATGAAGACTCctgctgcagagtttgtgtCTCTGATATTTTGACGTGTTTCTGACAGAGTGTGAAAGCAGAGCTCTGGTGTTTCTGTCTCATCACATCCAGCAGATAAAGTTTCATGATTTAACTCAGAAAGAATCTGTGAAGCACAAAGAGACGTTCAGTGGCCGCGTCCTCAGCTAAAAACGGTGCTGCAGAAAactgaaccacaactcaaatGTTTCCTGCAGTTTATGGGGTTTGACTGCACAACCTGCATGAAGAGCAGCGTCCTAACACCCCCTTAATCTTGAGCTTAACGCAcccatacatacatttatacacatgCTGTGATCGTCATCCACAAAAGATTTTACCTCATTTACCTTTAAAAAGTTCGCTGGGAGCAGAGCGGGAGAAGTGAACTGCAGCATCTTACCTACGTACACATCATGTCTCCTGCTCCAACAGACAAAGGCAAAAAGTCTATTAGAACTATAAGAACAGCTTCAGCAACAGCTGATGTTTGTCCTCAGTTAATATCAGAGCAGAAAACTTCTCCTGGTGCTGCATTTACTGCTTCACATGACAAACGTTTCAGCTTCACTAGTGAACAGGAACTCTGAGAGGAACCTCAGAGATTGTTTGTGAGGGAAGATGCTCCACTCTGTTACACTGAGTGTGTCTAGCTCCAGAAACTCCAACAGAGTGATACGTCTTCACTCTAGAGGATCCTGTCATGTCAGAATCTCCTTCTCCCAGTCCTCCCAGTCCTCCCAGTCCTTCTTTAATTCAGATCAGTTCAATAAGTGATAAAGATCATATGAAAAACATAGTGAGTCAGATTCAGGAGGTCTCTGATTTAATTTAGACCAACTGGAGGAGGATCAGGATCAGACTCTGACCGAGGCCAAAAAACTTCATCAGGGCAGAATTTCTGTAAATACTGAGTCAATTAGGAAATGGTTTTAAGGACCGTTTCCTTTTTCTGATTGTGTAATTGAAGAGACAAAAAGGAGCCACATAGATACTACAGCTCAGTTTTTCAGGACAACGAAACCACAAGCGTGCAGACGCATCTTCAACAACTTTATctttcatttctgcttctcAGAGCATGAAGACAAGCTgactgctgtgttgtgtgtctgcaggctgAGTCTAACAACCTCACACTGCCAACAGCGGTATGGTCCTTTAATTTCACTCGGTGGGTTCTGTCATGATCCGTGTCTGTGGATCCTGTCAGAACGAGCTGCACATACCTGATGTGCTTCTAGTTTATGGATCCAAACACTGCACGGAAAATCCTCTGTCACAAGTAAAGGTACCTCATGCAGAAACTAGTATTATATATCACTGTAGTACTGAGTTCGGCTGTGTTCtgctgaggtcagaggtcacttACCGCTGCAGGTCAAcatcagcagagcagagcagatggagagagacagcaaCACGTTCATCCTGGACAAGAGACCTTGACTGactgaaaggagagagagacggcAGAGGGCGtgtcctgcagctctgacagcaCTCTGTTTAAAAAACAGAGACGGTGGAACTGGGTTCCTTTATCAAACacacaactttatttaaagcagctatttttacagtaacaaaCTCCTCCTCTCAGTCTTGtacaacatttacaaacagCCCTAGAACCTCCTCAGTAAAAACCTAGAATGTTTTAAAAGAACTACATCTAGAACCACCTAACAGTTGATTTTCATAGTAAGGAGCTGAGTCTAAGTAGTCGCCTGAAACCCACTTAAGAACCTCCTAAAAAATCTTTTCCACTCCTGAGCTCAGGAACGTGTTAAGGAGCCTTGTAAAACCTTCCTATTGACCATTAGAACCTAAAACACCATTAACAATAGGGCCATTCTTTATTGACCCTCTTGAGGAAACTGTGGCCTGACAGGTAcccaggaggaaccgggaatcaaacactaaccctggggttGGTAGACGACTGCTCCACCTCACTTCCACATCACTTCAACGGCCACTAGAACATCCATAGAGACAGACGGAACATTTTAGGGGAGTGTACGTATTTCCGTATGTGTCTAAAGGATCACTACAACTTCCTGAGTCACCATTGGAACCAGCTAGGACACCTTATAGAACCTTGTCAATTCCCACTAGAACCAACTAATGGACATTTACACCTCTAGAATATTACTAGAACCTCCCTTTTGACCACTGTAATCCCTATGTTACCTCTGGGATCCGGGCAATGATCAGAAGCACTTACCTAAAGTGTTCAGTAGAACCCTCTAAGAAACTTGATTACTACAGAACCAAACACAAAGAATGTGTGCTTGTTAGTTAATGTCTCTTTAAAACGTTAACCAGGTATTTTCTACAGTGCAGTCGGTCGGTTCTATCAACATGCAGAGGCAGAAATCCGACAAGCACAGATCTGCCCAGCCTCCGTGAAGACCTGGACATGCCTGTAGCCAATCAGAGCACAGGTTTTACTTCATgacttcacacacatgcagccaggAGTAACCGACCTGTCTACAGGGAACCAAATATTTTACCTAGTAATGTACTTATAGTACTTTAACTTGTtgatgtatatatgtatatatgtactgAATATTATCCTAATTACCTAAGTACTTTGGTGTATTTGGTACCTTAAGTTTATTTAACGTTactacttttgtacttttatctCCAGTTAGGTTTGAAGTACAGAACCTTTAACAGTACACTGTGGTATTTTTCACTGTGAACATGGACCCCAACACACGGCCGGACAGGTCCGACTCAGGGCTTAACTCCTCTCTGATTTACACTCCCAGTGTTCCCAGTGGTAACTCCCAGtaaagcacagagcagcagaggggCTCTCTGTGGGGGGGTCCAGGACACACAGATCCTCCATGAACCAAATGGATTCTTACATGATCAGAATCTGATCCAGTCTCGTTGAAATCTGAGGGTGAGTTCAGAATCTGATAATGTGAAACCACCTGATCTGCTTGCGTCTGTCAGTGGTGATGTGTCGAGTCGGCCGCCATGTTGGTTCAGGAGGTCTCAACGAGGTCACAGATGTCCTGAACTCTGTGATAGGatcatcaaacacaaacacaccagagaTGAGGCGTCACCATGGTAACCAGGCCAGACGTCTGATTGGCCACGTTCCCGGCAGTAAAAACACGTAGGGAACAAGGCCaagctgtgacctctgacctctgtcagaCTGACTCTAAATCTGTAACGTCTAACTcggggtcaaaggtcacactgACTGTTTGTGTTCCTCATTAACTGCAGCTGAGATTCCCTGATGTCCCGAGACCCACCGGAGTAACGCTTACTTTATACATTAGAGCGTGGGAATGAAACCTCCAGTTGGCGCCTGTGCTGGGCCCTGTGCTGGGCCTGGCGCTGAAGCTCGTGCTGAATTCAGTTTTTGCTGCAGTGTCCTCTGCTGGAGACTCGTGcaacaactgaaacactgaaatagcagaaaacagaaaagtacTACTTCACTTTAAATAAGTACTACATAGatgctttaaaatatatttgagtCCAAAAGAATCAGCCAGTAACAAAGATTCCTCTCATAAACCAAAATATTTGAATCAGTGTGGAACTTACTAACATGAATGTCTCATAATTCAGTTTCTGCAGAATCCAACATGTTAGTTAGTGgagatgaaagtgaaagtaagtGTTGCCTCACAGAATTCaaactctttttatttacacactcaaataagtgaaataaaaaagcgTATTTTTGTAATGAAGTATTTCTACATTGACATATTAGTATTAAAGGAATTCTACTGAATACTGTGAACACATCATTCAAATCCAGCCTGAACAAACTTGTGATTGATTGtaactgattttctgtttccttgTTCCTGGTTTGTTTTAACTGAAGCATTATGGGAAACGTAGTGCAAACTAAACactgtgttgtatgtgtgtgtccacggAGACTGTTTAATGTTTACAGACAATGAGGAAGTGAACTCTGATCTCAGGGGTTTTGCAGCTCAGACTTAGAAGACGTTCCACTGAAGAACCTCCACCTGAGGTTCTGTTGAACAGAACCAACAAACCCATAAATctgctccttgttgttgttggctgaAGAGAGATGACGCTGGAACTGAAGATCCAGCTGCTGAAGTTCTGCTCTGCAGTTTTTAACTCCATCTTCATGGTGAGTtcatgaacagaaaaaacacgACGTCAGAtcaacagaggaagaaaaactaTGAAATGACTAAGATGCTTCTGGTTCTATCCAAACGTTAAACATCCTAACACAGGTCCATTAAATTCTATGTGTATATAGAAATATATCGtttcaatttgtttgtttgacctttgacctctgactgCAGGTTCTGGGCCTGACTGTTGGTGGCTGTGCCGTCTGGATCCTGTTTGACAAAGGAAGCTTCCTGAGCGTCCTGTCCTCAGGTGAAGACTGCTCCCGGTCTCAGTGCTGAGCTCTTCAACTGTTCTACGTGCACTCATGGTGCACGTGCTCACATTTCTACAGGTCGAGCTGTGTCTTCGAGTTTTGACCTCACTTGTGAacgtcactgtgtgtgtgtctttagtGGAGTTGCGCACGGTGGCGACGGGGCTGCTGCTGATCGGTGGAGTGGTGATCGCTGTCAGCGTCACAGGATGTGTAGGAGCTGACAGGGAgctcagactgctgctgctgatagtGAGTCACACTCTGAACCAAACACCTGGAACACCTGAAATGATCAGTGCTGCATTCAGGCCCTGTAGGACTTTCTGTAATTCCCCATTTCTCACCGGTTCCTTTTCCTGTTGTGTGTTCTAAGAGCAGAATGACGTGAGGCCACACAAACACTTTGTTCttaaacattttagtttagcTGTTGCTGCACAAACGTCTGTTGTTCATGTAGTTAAGACTAAACTCTTGACTGTGCCCGGACTCTTCCTCCTCAGTACCTCGGCTTCCTCGTCGTCCTCATCCTCGGGCAGCTGTttgtcactctgctgctgctcctcaaCAGAAACAAGGTGAGGTTTGTGGTGTGGGTTTATGCTGAGCTTCCAGGGCCACTGGTAAAACTagaaaatgagcagaaacagacaggtctgtgtttttgtgatcaGATTGAACAGAGTCTGGACGAAGCAGTGGATCAGGTCATCTTCCAGTACAGGGCGGACACGCTGATGGACAATGTGCAGCACTATGTGAGTCTCTCTGCTGGTTCAGTTCCTGTGTTCTGTTCCTCAGCATCAGAAAAGAGCCGGCTAAGAGACTGATGTGTTGTAGGGGAAGTGCTGTGGCAGGACGGGGcctgctgattggctgagaaACTCTTATATCCAGAGCCTGAACCTGACCAGTCCAGATGTGCTTCCCTGTTCCTGTTTCATCTCGAGTCTGCCCGGCTTGAACTCGTCCTGGTGCTCCGAGCTGCTCAACTTCACGGAGCCGCTGTTTGGACGAGGAAGCGGCTTGTATGATGAGGtactgcagtacacacacaatacacacagtaCTAGAGGACGAAGACAGTAAGAACATGACATCCTGCTCCAACATGAAACATCCGACAGACATCAGCTGTTTGTTACCATGTTACATTGTGGTACCGCTGAGTATTGTGaatatattgtattgtacttAAAGCCCTGTGATATTAACCAGCACAGTTATGGATGATGTCTTTTCCTTATTTaaagtttgcttttatttaggttctgttgtctttttaaCGTTCTATTTATTGTCATGTTTTACATAAATGtccaaatgtgtgtgaatgtgatgagTCGTTCCTATAATGTTATTTTCTGGATATTACGTTTCGATGCAACACGTGACCAGTGtgttatgtttgtctgtgtttgaagagttaatgatgtcatgtttttatcCTGCTACACACTCtgctctaaccctaaccctttgtCAGGATAATGTGACCTTGTTGTTGCAGGGCTGCAAACAGAAGCTCAGTGTTTGGCTGCAGGAGAACAGTCTGACAATCATCGGCTTGGACGTCGGCCTCATACTGATCCAGGTAATAAAACCTGTGTCCGTTTACTTTAGCTCGTACTCGCAGGACAGATGTGAAGTTATTTCCTCATTTGTTCAacttctgctgttttttcctccaccctgtttctccatctctctaGATGATTGAGATTGTTGTAACGGTTTGCCTGTACCGTGCATTTGGTACAAACGCTTCTTTGAAACCACTGAAACAAGCCCATCACATGGCCAACCCTGACCACACCCCTTTAGAACACCTGGATGACGGAGAGCGGAACTACGCCTATGTGGACCCCGATTCCGGTTATTTATACCGCACCAACCCAGCACATTACAGCATGACACCAAGAATCTGACACCACCCACTCTGTCATCACCATGACTACCTGAGCCAGACCAGTTTTGATCATATAAATCTATTTGTAGACATTTTGAAGAAGATGGACAAATATTGGTCACGTCTATGTTTATTAATgcatctgtaaaaaaaacagaacatcagCATCAGTGTCTTCTACTGGACATCTAGAGAATCCCGTCAGTCCAGCTGGTGCCTTTAAAACTGGCAGATCAATCAGGTAGATAAATCAGCAGGTGGTGAGGGGACAGTGGTGTTGTGACATCAGAGATTGTACAAAAAGGTCCTGAGAAAAATATGTATGTACAAGATGAACTTTGTAATTTATGAAAGATGACACATGTAAAACGTGGCAACACGTGCTGCATTTGTGGATGTTGGATTTTGATGCTGTGAGAACAACACTTATTAAATTAATGAGAATATTGTGtagttaaaaaaatatctatCTGAATTAAAGAGGAACGTTTTGATTCAGCTCAAACTTTTCTTCTCATTCACGGCGTCAGAATTATGTTTTTACATCAAGAGCTCACTGGTGACGACTGCTGAGAGCTTAAAGAAGTGGAATTTGAGGCCACGTTGTGGTAGAAAAACCACAATGTGGGGAAGA
This genomic stretch from Anabas testudineus chromosome 16, fAnaTes1.2, whole genome shotgun sequence harbors:
- the LOC113169834 gene encoding CD82 antigen-like produces the protein MTLELKIQLLKFCSAVFNSIFMVLGLTVGGCAVWILFDKGSFLSVLSSVELRTVATGLLLIGGVVIAVSVTGCVGADRELRLLLLIYLGFLVVLILGQLFVTLLLLLNRNKIEQSLDEAVDQVIFQYRADTLMDNVQHYGKCCGRTGPADWLRNSYIQSLNLTSPDVLPCSCFISSLPGLNSSWCSELLNFTEPLFGRGSGLYDEGCKQKLSVWLQENSLTIIGLDVGLILIQMIEIVVTVCLYRAFGTNASLKPLKQAHHMANPDHTPLEHLDDGERNYAYVDPDSGYLYRTNPAHYSMTPRI